The genomic DNA TACTGCATTAGTAGCGGCCTTTGCTTTTATACTTTATCCTACCATACCTGTCCATGGGAAACTTGCTGTAACTACCTATAGCTGTTCCGGATTTGTAATCCGGAACAGCATAATCGAACCACCCCTGCCCCTCTTTGTCTAATGAGGGGAGCCTGCTACTACTGCTCCACTTGCATTCACAATAGTGGTTGATTTTTTTCTGTCATCCTGAAAGGATCTTGTGAGAAGGGAGGTTAAGCAGCAGTGATAAAGCTTGTACAGTCAAAACGTACTACCATAGTTCCCCGCCTTAGACTAGCGAGAACGTGAGTTCGAAGCTAGCGAGCGTAGCTCTGGGGGGATAAAGGGGTGGTTGGCCCCGGCAGTGCAAGGTATATCCTCTTAAACCGGCTTATGTAACCTGATCACCCTAAATGTACCACTAAACGCAGCGGGGTCGTTCAGCTCTACCTTTAAAGAAGTATGGCTGATGATCTTTCCGATAGAGCGGTTAATGTCGGAGAAAAGCGTGGCAGCAAGGGGATTCAGTAGGCGCCGCAGCAGCGAAGGCATTTGCCCGTCGGGCAGAAACTTATCAAAGACCATGATCGTGCCGCCCGGTTTCAGCACCCGCTCCACCTCTTTTATACAGGCTACCGGATCGGGGATCACGGCAAGTATGAGGTGCAGAATCACGGCATCAAACGAACTGTCCGGGAAGTTTAGCTGCTGGCCATTCATCACGCGGGCCACTACCGGCAGGTGCAGCTTTTCGGCCCGAGCTTTCAGCCTGGCGATCATGCCGGGCGTGATATCGATGGCAGTAAGGTTCGTGTAGCCCTGCAGGTACGGCAGATCCAGGCCGGTGCCGGCACCAAGTATAAGGACAGCATCCGCAGGTTTGGCGCCAAGCAGCGCGACAGAGCGCTTTCTATACTTACGAAAAAGGCGGTCGGCCACCAGGTCGTAGATGGGCAGATAGAAGGTATAGCGGAGGCGGTTCCAAGTGTTGGTGTTCAGGCGCATAGCATTGTGTCAGGTTGCATATTCAAAGCTACCTATACTTCCTATACTTTCTGTTATACAATAAAGGGTGAGGTTTACAGAAATTTACGATCGTGCAGGTGTGCTCCCGACTTCGATAGGGAATATTCTTCAAAGCAACGGCTGTCCACGCCAGACACTCGCAGGAGTTGCGCACACTGCGAGGTCATTGTAACGGCTTACTTCTCCCGTTCTATGGTATACGCGATGAGTTGCTCGAGCGAGGTGCGTGACGGGGAAGGCGGAAAGGTGTTGAGGATTTCCAGCGCTTCGGCGTGATAGCGGTTCATGGCCTCGATCGTATAGGCAATGCCACCCGACTGCTTTACAAAATCGATCACCTGCTGCACGCGCTTGCTGTCGCCGTTGTTGTTTTTAACGTTGTAGATCACGCGGCGCTTGGTCAGCCAGTCGGCAGCGCTCAGGGCGTTTATCAGGGGCAGCGTCATCTTCTTTTCCTTGATGTCGATGCCCACCGGCTTCCCGATCTCGGCATCGCCGTAATCAAACAGGTCATCTTTTATCTGGAAAGCAATGCCCACTTTTTCGCCAAACAAACGGGCTTTCTCCACTTCTTCTTTCGTAGCGCCGGCAGAGGCGGCTCCCACGGCGCAGCAGGAAGCAATAAGCGAGGCGGTTTTCTGGCGGATGATGTCGAAGTAAACTTCTTCGGTAATATCGAGGCGGCGGGCTTTTTCTATCTGCAGCAGCTCGCCTTCGCTCATCTCGCGCACGGCATTGGATACGATCTTGAGCAGTTCAAAATCGTCGTTGTGCAGGGAGAGCAGCAGGCCTTTGGAGAGCAGGTAATCGCCTACCAGCACGGCGATCTTATTTTTCCAGAGAGCGTTTACGGAGAAAAAGCCACGGCGGTAGTTGGCATCGTCCACCACATCGTCGTGCACCAGCGTGGCCGTGTGCAGCAATTCGATTAGGGCGGCGCCGCGATACGTAGCATCGCCAATGCCGTCGCCGCGGAAAAGCTTGGCCATAAAGAACACGAACATCGGGCGCATCTGCTTGCCTTTGCGCTTTACAATGTAGCTCATGATGCGGTCCAGAAGCAGTACCTTCGACTTCATCGAGGTTCTGAATTTCCGTTCGAACAGCTCCATTTCCTGGGCAATGGGCGCTTGTATTTCCTTTAGGCTGATGCTCATGTGTTGGGTTTGCAATATTACTGCCTCTGCAAGTGGTT from Pontibacter liquoris includes the following:
- a CDS encoding class I SAM-dependent methyltransferase is translated as MRLNTNTWNRLRYTFYLPIYDLVADRLFRKYRKRSVALLGAKPADAVLILGAGTGLDLPYLQGYTNLTAIDITPGMIARLKARAEKLHLPVVARVMNGQQLNFPDSSFDAVILHLILAVIPDPVACIKEVERVLKPGGTIMVFDKFLPDGQMPSLLRRLLNPLAATLFSDINRSIGKIISHTSLKVELNDPAAFSGTFRVIRLHKPV
- a CDS encoding polyprenyl synthetase family protein, which produces MSISLKEIQAPIAQEMELFERKFRTSMKSKVLLLDRIMSYIVKRKGKQMRPMFVFFMAKLFRGDGIGDATYRGAALIELLHTATLVHDDVVDDANYRRGFFSVNALWKNKIAVLVGDYLLSKGLLLSLHNDDFELLKIVSNAVREMSEGELLQIEKARRLDITEEVYFDIIRQKTASLIASCCAVGAASAGATKEEVEKARLFGEKVGIAFQIKDDLFDYGDAEIGKPVGIDIKEKKMTLPLINALSAADWLTKRRVIYNVKNNNGDSKRVQQVIDFVKQSGGIAYTIEAMNRYHAEALEILNTFPPSPSRTSLEQLIAYTIEREK